A window of the Leucothrix mucor DSM 2157 genome harbors these coding sequences:
- a CDS encoding TOTE conflict system archaeo-eukaryotic primase domain-containing protein: MADWVDEIKIIDQRILELEAEKQQLLHKRQSLIQQQNSQTQSKLTIQQKISVFESLFKGRTDIFATRWQSTKGRSGYSVACDNEWVKGLCEKPRIKCSECVNRKYTLLNQQVLYDHLSGRQVVGLYPLLPDNSCYLLAADFDKAGWQDAVKAMSEACSQFDIPHTIEVSRSGNGAHLWIFFSEPVQAKEVRLLGFSLLDKAMEIYPSLSFDAYDRLFPSQDIMPEGGFGNLIALPLQKEARKSGYSCFVGQSLLPYSDQWDHLAQIKTVSQQTLSKLLSQISPSLIQPQEQDLADRSLPWEQTAKIKPLFIENPPKRITVTLANHFYLKLSETPALLIAQLRKLASFSNPVFFKTQALRFSTHGIPRFITCAKIEQGYLALPRGCADEAIDLLKEQNISIDINDKRQEGIELKGLKLLVKLRENQSLAVKIMSKHDTGILYAPTAFGKTVTAIGIIAKRKTNTLILTHSRQLLSQWQERLQTFLPGVEVGVIGGGKKKPTGLIDIATYQSLINKRDNTVDSIVQNYGQVIVDECHHVSAPRFEMVLNEARAKFVLGLTATPDRQDGHQKIIFMTVGPIRHKMKPNHGAQFKQEVIVTQIDDQPPEKLVNPAERPKISDVYQWILENDNRTQRIIDDVLKHVVSSKHPLVLTERRAHAERIHKLLIENGVNSVILKGSMRAVERRKVEECLHTASVVVATGKYVGEGFDLPRLDTLFLAMPIAWKGSLAQYAGRIHRESEGKDEVTIFDYVDINIPMLERMFKKREKSYKTMGYSVKSSCTSSSG; this comes from the coding sequence ATGGCTGACTGGGTCGATGAAATAAAAATCATTGATCAGCGTATTCTTGAGCTGGAAGCTGAGAAGCAGCAGCTGTTGCACAAACGCCAAAGTCTGATTCAACAGCAAAATAGTCAAACGCAATCAAAACTAACAATCCAGCAAAAGATATCTGTATTCGAAAGCCTTTTCAAAGGTAGAACAGATATTTTTGCTACCCGTTGGCAAAGTACTAAAGGTCGAAGTGGATACTCTGTAGCTTGTGACAATGAATGGGTAAAGGGTCTTTGTGAAAAACCCCGAATAAAGTGCAGCGAGTGCGTTAATCGAAAATATACATTACTCAATCAACAAGTACTTTATGATCACCTATCGGGAAGGCAAGTCGTTGGGCTTTACCCTCTGCTTCCCGATAATTCCTGCTACCTACTTGCCGCAGACTTTGATAAAGCAGGCTGGCAAGATGCTGTAAAAGCGATGTCAGAAGCCTGTTCTCAATTTGACATTCCGCACACCATTGAAGTCTCACGCTCTGGAAATGGAGCTCACCTCTGGATATTTTTCTCCGAACCTGTCCAGGCTAAAGAGGTTCGATTGCTTGGGTTCTCCTTACTTGATAAAGCAATGGAGATTTATCCCAGCCTATCGTTCGACGCCTACGATCGCTTATTTCCAAGTCAAGACATCATGCCAGAAGGAGGATTTGGAAATCTCATTGCGCTACCACTACAGAAAGAGGCACGTAAATCTGGTTATAGCTGCTTCGTAGGCCAGTCCTTACTACCCTACTCTGATCAGTGGGATCATCTGGCGCAAATTAAAACCGTGTCTCAACAAACACTATCGAAGTTGCTTTCTCAAATATCTCCCAGCCTGATACAACCGCAAGAACAAGATCTTGCCGATAGAAGCCTGCCGTGGGAACAAACAGCTAAGATAAAACCGTTATTCATTGAAAATCCTCCGAAACGAATAACCGTAACGTTGGCAAATCACTTTTACCTCAAGCTTAGTGAAACTCCGGCATTGCTCATTGCCCAATTACGAAAGCTAGCCAGTTTCTCAAACCCGGTATTTTTTAAAACCCAAGCGTTAAGGTTCTCAACCCACGGTATTCCAAGATTTATCACTTGTGCCAAAATAGAACAGGGTTACCTAGCATTACCGCGTGGTTGCGCTGATGAAGCTATTGACTTACTTAAAGAGCAAAACATAAGCATCGATATCAATGACAAACGACAGGAAGGAATAGAGTTAAAGGGGCTGAAGTTACTGGTTAAACTGAGAGAAAATCAATCCTTAGCGGTCAAAATAATGAGCAAACACGACACAGGAATTTTGTATGCGCCAACTGCTTTCGGTAAAACAGTAACAGCCATTGGCATTATTGCTAAACGAAAAACGAACACACTTATTTTGACTCATAGCCGACAGTTGCTGAGCCAGTGGCAGGAGAGACTTCAAACTTTTTTACCTGGTGTTGAGGTAGGAGTGATTGGTGGCGGGAAGAAAAAACCAACTGGGCTCATCGATATCGCGACCTACCAAAGCTTGATTAATAAAAGAGACAATACAGTCGACTCAATAGTGCAGAATTATGGCCAGGTTATCGTTGATGAGTGCCACCATGTCTCAGCGCCACGGTTCGAAATGGTATTAAATGAAGCTAGGGCTAAGTTTGTGCTAGGACTGACAGCAACACCAGACAGACAAGATGGACATCAGAAAATCATCTTTATGACAGTAGGCCCCATTCGTCACAAAATGAAGCCGAACCATGGTGCTCAGTTTAAACAAGAGGTTATCGTTACCCAAATAGACGACCAACCTCCTGAAAAATTGGTTAATCCAGCCGAGCGACCCAAAATCAGTGATGTCTACCAATGGATTTTAGAAAATGATAATCGCACCCAAAGGATTATTGACGACGTACTTAAGCATGTTGTCTCATCGAAACACCCACTCGTGCTAACTGAGCGAAGAGCACATGCAGAGAGAATCCACAAGCTGCTCATAGAAAACGGAGTGAACTCTGTCATTTTAAAAGGCTCCATGCGAGCTGTAGAACGAAGGAAAGTAGAAGAATGCCTACACACCGCAAGTGTGGTCGTAGCGACTGGGAAGTATGTGGGTGAAGGCTTTGATTTACCAAGGCTCGATACTCTATTTCTCGCGATGCCTATAGCTTGGAAAGGTTCACTGGCCCAATATGCTGGTAGGATTCATCGAGAATCTGAAGGTAAGGATGAAGTCACGATTTTCGACTATGTTGATATAAATATACCTATGCTTGAACGAATGTTTAAAAAGCGAGAAAAAAGTTATAAGACGATGGGCTACTCGGTTAAATCATCCTGTACTTCTTCAAGCGGGTAA
- a CDS encoding PIN domain-containing protein produces MNIYLDNCCLNRPFDDQSYPRIHLEAEAVKTILSLCEQDGWALLTSDVLSYEVQKITAPDKRQYLELILSSAQLNIRLQPSFRERARYFEQSGIKAFDALHLACAEAHADVFLTTDDRLLKKIKQLPDVKLTASNPLAWVQEIL; encoded by the coding sequence ATGAACATTTACCTTGATAATTGCTGTTTGAATCGTCCATTCGATGATCAGTCTTACCCCAGAATTCATTTAGAAGCTGAAGCGGTTAAAACGATTCTGTCCCTGTGCGAACAAGATGGGTGGGCCCTGTTAACGAGTGATGTACTAAGCTATGAAGTTCAAAAGATTACAGCACCTGACAAGCGTCAATACCTAGAATTGATATTAAGTTCGGCACAACTCAATATTAGATTGCAACCTTCCTTTAGAGAGCGTGCCAGATACTTTGAGCAGTCAGGAATTAAAGCGTTTGATGCTTTACATTTAGCATGTGCAGAGGCACACGCAGACGTGTTTTTGACCACAGATGACCGTTTATTGAAGAAGATCAAGCAACTACCGGATGTTAAGCTCACAGCTAGCAACCCACTTGCTTGGGTACAGGAGATTTTATAA
- the cas2 gene encoding CRISPR-associated endonuclease Cas2 gives MSRTKQKPYLIAYDISDSRRLQRVHRLLKSQAIAMQKSVFIAVLNEADREELTAAIEALIDQKADDVRMYPLPQRPQWYAWGEALWPDGMTISGTPLPKHYH, from the coding sequence ATGAGCCGAACTAAACAAAAGCCCTATCTAATCGCCTACGACATTAGTGATTCCCGACGCTTGCAGCGGGTGCATCGCTTGCTCAAAAGCCAAGCCATTGCCATGCAAAAGTCGGTGTTTATTGCCGTGTTAAACGAGGCCGACCGCGAGGAGCTAACTGCGGCAATAGAAGCGCTGATTGATCAAAAAGCGGATGATGTGCGCATGTATCCGCTGCCCCAGCGCCCGCAGTGGTATGCCTGGGGTGAGGCGCTGTGGCCAGATGGCATGACGATTAGCGGCACGCCGCTACCAAAACACTACCACTAA
- a CDS encoding CRISPR-associated endonuclease Cas1, which yields MKPLYLDGNQVLRAKLEHNAIRVTSQQLADVWFPLQRISRVIINGHLELSSTLLAACLSNNIPVVIAGSGGEYVGICFGTDYRQQTLQSHVLELHESRSQLYLLDHWFQAQHRRQILHLQKRFRLPRSQYEPAFIKARLNELICLDHQFYYWADCLKRLLPMLAAQQTVLLKHFGFDSEVLRPAPATRGLLQQFIELLEWELWALAANGQLPTGKRRNQLIHYFQQHSPVLERKTRAWVDSLWHRFYEIEHEPN from the coding sequence ATGAAGCCTTTATATCTGGATGGCAATCAGGTGCTGCGGGCTAAGCTGGAGCACAATGCCATTCGTGTCACTTCTCAGCAGCTGGCCGATGTCTGGTTTCCACTACAGCGCATTTCACGCGTCATTATCAATGGCCATCTGGAGCTTTCTTCAACGCTGCTGGCGGCCTGCCTTTCAAACAATATTCCGGTGGTGATTGCAGGCTCCGGCGGTGAGTATGTCGGCATTTGTTTTGGCACCGACTACCGCCAGCAAACTTTGCAGTCACATGTATTAGAGCTGCACGAGTCCCGCTCGCAATTGTACTTGCTGGATCACTGGTTTCAGGCACAGCATCGGCGGCAGATTCTGCACTTGCAAAAGCGCTTCCGGTTGCCGCGTTCACAGTACGAGCCGGCGTTTATCAAAGCCCGTTTAAACGAGCTGATTTGTCTGGATCACCAGTTTTATTACTGGGCCGATTGCTTGAAGCGTTTACTGCCTATGCTGGCGGCGCAACAAACCGTGCTACTAAAACACTTTGGCTTTGATAGCGAGGTGTTGCGCCCCGCTCCGGCTACGCGGGGATTATTACAGCAATTTATTGAACTGCTGGAGTGGGAGCTTTGGGCGCTGGCTGCCAACGGGCAGTTACCCACGGGCAAGCGCCGCAACCAGCTGATTCATTATTTTCAACAGCACAGCCCTGTACTGGAGCGCAAAACGCGCGCTTGGGTCGATAGCCTGTGGCACCGTTTTTATGAGATTGAACATGAGCCGAACTAA
- the cas1 gene encoding CRISPR-associated endonuclease Cas1 produces the protein MPNSKLMAKVRNQRRFLQRQLEARADLRYPLTKAIDQLSDTVASLQTPVDVVRLRGIEGNAARIGFGAYQLFFAESLSFTGRKRRPPPDPVNACLSLAYTLLHSRAVQLAYAQGLDPMLGFLHEPKYSRDSLAADLIEPWRPHVDEFVWRLFNERELRADDFTTDQNGCLLAKAGRYRFYMAYEAQLKPIMRAMRWQIRHLRKRLEAFQQDLPA, from the coding sequence ATACCCAACTCAAAATTGATGGCTAAAGTCCGCAACCAACGCCGATTTTTACAACGCCAGCTGGAGGCCCGAGCCGATTTACGCTATCCGCTAACCAAAGCTATCGATCAATTATCAGATACGGTGGCAAGCCTGCAAACACCGGTCGACGTGGTGCGCTTGCGAGGCATTGAAGGCAATGCGGCGCGGATTGGGTTTGGGGCGTATCAGTTGTTTTTTGCCGAGTCACTGAGCTTTACCGGTCGCAAACGTCGCCCGCCACCCGATCCGGTGAATGCCTGTTTATCGCTGGCTTACACCTTGCTGCATTCGCGCGCCGTACAGCTGGCTTACGCTCAGGGTTTGGACCCGATGTTGGGCTTTTTACATGAGCCGAAATACAGTCGCGACTCGCTCGCCGCCGACCTCATCGAGCCCTGGCGACCGCATGTGGATGAGTTTGTTTGGCGCTTGTTTAATGAGCGGGAATTGCGCGCGGACGATTTTACCACCGATCAGAACGGCTGCCTGCTCGCCAAAGCCGGACGCTATCGTTTTTATATGGCGTATGAGGCGCAGTTAAAACCGATTATGCGGGCCATGCGTTGGCAGATTCGGCATTTGCGGAAAAGGCTGGAGGCATTTCAGCAGGATCTGCCCGCTTAA
- the cas2 gene encoding CRISPR-associated endonuclease Cas2, with translation MKNRNLYLIAYDIRQTKRRRAALKATRGFATGGQQSVHECWLSDAERGDLLATLSMIIDDAVDSLICIRLDPRQQVITLGRALSPDDGNCFYVG, from the coding sequence ATGAAAAATCGAAACCTTTACCTTATTGCCTACGACATTCGCCAGACAAAACGGCGACGGGCCGCGCTCAAGGCCACACGCGGCTTTGCAACCGGCGGGCAGCAGTCGGTGCATGAGTGCTGGCTATCCGATGCTGAGCGTGGCGATTTATTAGCCACCTTATCTATGATCATCGACGATGCCGTGGATAGCTTAATCTGCATCCGACTCGATCCGCGCCAACAAGTGATTACACTCGGGCGCGCCCTCTCGCCAGATGATGGCAATTGCTTTTATGTGGGATAA
- a CDS encoding Fic family protein, with the protein MDKNLQSLLEKLAKQGGSAVSIAALSDKSDKSDVSPRTIRRRLHQLIELGLVASHGKNRGVRYALAAVQAAPDSPPTAIAEPAESYASFGFSAANQALINQIQQPLICRQYCSYRPEWLAAYQPNRSFYLSAAQRDTLRQAGQPLAQGLPAGTYARQIFNHLLINLSYNSSRLEGNTYSLADTEKLLLSGKAADGKLDMETLMLINHKEAIRFLVDGINRMEISIDNIRSLHYLLADGLVQPEDAGQVRTGGVRISSSVYLPWEGEARLMAQLSAIVDTADAIHDPYEQSFFLLVHLAYLQAFIDVNKRTARLAANLPLVRHNCVPVSFSDISVEAYVSSMLVCYELNETGPLAELYTWSYLRSCEHYTARADSLGIDLLRVQYRAPRRALIADIVRENLHGEAQLAAIEAFVQSQIEDAHREKFLSDLQFDLDALAPHRIAGMGITQAELAHWQACGK; encoded by the coding sequence ATGGACAAAAACCTACAATCACTCCTCGAGAAGCTAGCAAAACAGGGCGGTTCAGCCGTTTCAATCGCTGCATTATCGGACAAATCGGACAAATCGGACGTATCCCCGCGTACGATTCGCCGTCGCTTGCACCAGTTAATCGAGCTTGGCTTGGTCGCCTCACACGGTAAAAATCGCGGTGTTCGTTACGCGCTGGCAGCGGTGCAGGCTGCACCGGATAGCCCCCCAACGGCGATTGCCGAGCCCGCCGAAAGCTATGCCAGTTTTGGTTTTAGCGCAGCCAATCAGGCCTTGATTAACCAGATTCAGCAGCCATTGATTTGTCGGCAATATTGCAGTTATCGCCCCGAATGGCTGGCGGCGTATCAGCCAAATCGCAGCTTTTATTTATCCGCCGCACAACGCGACACGCTTCGCCAAGCCGGTCAGCCGCTGGCACAAGGGCTGCCTGCCGGTACTTATGCGCGGCAGATTTTCAATCATCTTTTGATCAACCTGTCGTATAACTCCTCGCGTTTGGAAGGCAATACTTACTCGCTGGCGGATACTGAAAAACTGCTGCTGTCTGGCAAAGCGGCGGATGGCAAGTTGGATATGGAAACCCTGATGCTGATCAATCACAAAGAGGCGATTCGCTTTTTGGTGGATGGCATTAATCGCATGGAAATCAGCATTGATAACATCCGCTCCCTGCATTATTTGCTGGCGGATGGCTTGGTGCAGCCGGAGGATGCGGGGCAGGTGAGAACTGGTGGCGTGCGGATCTCCTCATCGGTGTATCTGCCATGGGAAGGCGAGGCGCGGTTAATGGCGCAGCTTTCGGCGATTGTGGACACTGCCGACGCCATTCACGACCCGTATGAACAGAGCTTTTTTCTGCTGGTGCATCTGGCGTATTTGCAGGCTTTTATTGATGTGAATAAGCGCACCGCGCGGCTAGCGGCTAACTTGCCATTGGTGCGTCATAATTGTGTGCCGGTGTCGTTTAGCGATATTAGTGTCGAGGCTTATGTGTCGTCGATGCTGGTGTGTTATGAACTGAATGAAACCGGGCCATTGGCCGAGCTGTATACCTGGTCGTATTTGCGCAGTTGCGAACATTACACCGCGCGGGCGGACTCCTTGGGGATTGACTTATTGCGGGTGCAATACCGTGCGCCGCGTCGGGCTTTGATTGCCGACATTGTGCGGGAAAATCTACACGGCGAAGCGCAGTTGGCCGCGATTGAGGCCTTTGTGCAAAGCCAGATCGAAGATGCGCATCGGGAAAAGTTCTTAAGCGATCTGCAGTTTGATCTTGATGCACTGGCACCGCATCGCATAGCAGGCATGGGGATTACGCAGGCTGAGTTGGCGCATTGGCAAGCTTGTGGGAAGTGA
- the cas6 gene encoding CRISPR system precrRNA processing endoribonuclease RAMP protein Cas6 produces MQSPLLDLPFSEYRFLFQADEKISFPEYTGSMWRGAFGHALMELACCGSKPHLPWCPYSQLFEAEQHNFVDNELTLTYKTLPVPYVFKVQRQPAREASKGDWFSVDLLLIAQANQHLVLVIDAMQRIAKVGIGKGKGRAQLKEVVQQNAFGNQSLIYADGLHFKPDCLTTIPVVTPSTAARIHIETPLNIRNDEKEFSTERFLMGVVRRISLLQRIYGNTLADVDYVWLKHQSALVESKASVWVDGWKKHSSRQGAYQPVRGWMGDVFLQGEALQSFWPYLYLGQWVHTGKMTNIGLGRYQLQRVTVS; encoded by the coding sequence ATGCAGTCACCACTCCTCGATTTACCCTTTTCCGAATACCGATTTCTTTTTCAGGCTGATGAGAAAATCAGTTTTCCTGAATACACGGGCTCCATGTGGCGAGGCGCATTCGGTCATGCCTTAATGGAGCTTGCGTGCTGTGGTTCAAAGCCACACCTTCCATGGTGCCCATACAGCCAGCTATTCGAAGCAGAGCAACATAACTTTGTTGATAACGAGCTAACTCTTACCTATAAAACACTCCCTGTTCCCTATGTATTTAAGGTACAGCGACAGCCAGCTAGAGAGGCCTCAAAAGGTGATTGGTTTTCAGTTGATCTATTGTTAATTGCTCAGGCTAATCAGCATCTGGTATTGGTGATTGATGCCATGCAACGTATAGCTAAAGTCGGGATCGGCAAGGGCAAAGGTCGGGCTCAGCTTAAAGAGGTTGTTCAGCAAAATGCATTTGGAAATCAAAGCTTAATTTATGCAGATGGGCTGCATTTTAAACCCGATTGCTTAACCACGATTCCAGTGGTCACTCCCAGTACTGCGGCACGCATACATATTGAGACACCTCTGAATATTAGAAATGATGAAAAAGAGTTCTCTACCGAGCGTTTTCTCATGGGCGTTGTCCGGCGGATTTCATTGCTACAACGCATTTATGGCAATACGCTGGCAGATGTGGACTATGTCTGGCTAAAGCATCAATCAGCCTTGGTTGAAAGTAAGGCGAGTGTTTGGGTCGATGGGTGGAAAAAGCACTCTTCCCGGCAAGGAGCTTATCAGCCTGTACGTGGCTGGATGGGGGACGTGTTTTTGCAGGGTGAGGCCTTACAGAGCTTTTGGCCATATTTGTATCTTGGGCAATGGGTACATACCGGAAAGATGACAAATATCGGACTAGGGCGGTATCAGTTACAACGTGTAACAGTCAGCTAA